CGAGGGCACGTAATATTCAAGATCTATAAAAAGGTCGGTTCTTaaagaaattttgaaaaaatgcacTTTGCAGACCTTTTTTTTCCCTTTTATCTACAACTCCTCATTGgtctttttttaacacagtacagacgcaagcgttcatatatacacacatacagtcacccctatgaacacacacgaACACACCCTACCCCTATTTGTCTAGATTTTACTGTTTTTAGAAACATTtgtaactttattcattctcaaaacCATTATAGGTAAGTTGCTTTTGATACAAGATCCAAGACATCACAAAGTACCTATCACAACTAATAATTACAATAAAATCTTTTGAAGGCATCTTCTCTTTGGTATCAATCTTTGAAAGATGAAATACCGCCAAGACTTCAGTAAAGAGATTGCAATTGGACTGGCGCGGCACTACTGCTACTCGTTCACCTGCACGAACTTGATTACCAATATTTTTTTTCTGAAAGCTCCATGAGTCATCCGTCCAAAAAGATGTGAAGCCGTGAGTGATGAATGTGTTTGGGCTGAGGATGATCCCCAAGAAATACAAGTCATTGAACCAAAAAACGTTCATCATAATATCGTGAAAAGATTCCGACTCCACAAAAAAACATACCAAGAAAAGCAACATGACACGATAACATAAGCTCATCATATCCGAATAATCGGCTCTGCGAGCGCATAACTCTTTCTCTCCATGGTACCGCCACAATGAACCAGAGTAATTTATTCGCAAAAAGACCATGATGATTGCTAGATGTGGACAAAGACTGACTCTAAAATTCTTGAAAatcgtagccccccccccccccgacacacacctTTTAACGCAAAGATGGCATCTCGAGGTGAGGGTACCAAAACTTCCTTATGTGGATTACCGATAGCTCTTGATGTTTCTCCTTTTTcttgagaacattttcttttagtCCTCCTTTGATTTACATGAAATTTGTAGATTTGAATGATGTAAAATTTGTAGGGAAATTttctttgaagccctttggttcgTAGGTATAGAATCCTATTCCTATAAAGAATAGAAACCGACTCTTTGTATTTCAAAGGGGAAAAAACATTAGCCTGGACTCAAGTAAAagaaaatcctatcctatgaaccaaatacTCCCTCCAGGCCAAATTAATTGATGCAAACTTATTACAAAGTTGTACTAATTTTGTATTAAGTCTGAtgcaattaatatggatcggagggagtaacatttttttttgagaaacatgaACCAAATAACATGTCTTTCCTGCGAGATACATTTTTTTAGGGGTTCCTATGAGATACATTTTTATATTTCAAAGGGGGAAAACATTACCCTTGACTCAAATAAAAGAAAATCCAATCTTATGAACCAAAATACTCCCTCCAGCCCAAATAATTGACGCAAACTTAGTACAAAgttggagggagtaacattttctTTTTGAGAAACATGAACCAAATAACATACATGTCTTTCGTACGAGATACATTTTGTTAGGGATTCCTACGAGATacatttttttttttgagacaatcctACGAGATACATGAGCTTTTTGAGGCAGATGAAAAGACTGGACCATCAAGCCCAAATATAAACGGCCGTGTCGTCATAGCCCGGCCCAAAACAACTTCCCTTTGTTGTTCTTCCGAGGGTACTAGGGGACCAGTCTCTTTTTTCTTCTAGATAGACGACGCCCACCAGCTCCACCCTCCGGTCTTTTCTCTCCTTCCCTCTAGCTCGCAGCCGCCGCGCGTGACTCCAGATCTCCCGCGGCGCGACCATGGCGGCGGAAGGCAAGGTCCCGACGCTGGCCGAGGTAAGGGAAACCACACCTCCATCCGTCTGCACTCGGCCGTCTTATCAGCTTAGGGTTTCCCTATGTGATTACGCGGCCGGTCCCGGGGATCGGTGCCGTGCCCCGGCCAGATCCGGCTATTTTTACCACCCCGTCGCCGGATTTAGGCCGCGAGATGGAACTAGAATCGCACtagtaggtttaggtgtcaaaGGCCAGTGGCTTCTGTGTTCGCGATTGGAGCTGATTGGGCTGTTATTGATGTTCGTTGCTGTCGAACTAACCACATCTCCATATAATTTTTTGTTTAGATTTTGTTGTTGTCGAAATAACCACATCTCAAAGGCCAGTGGCTTCTGTGCCTTCAGATTTTGTTGTTTATTGCGCAGCCTTGGTGCGAACGAAGGCACGGCTCCATAGAATTTGGCAGATTTTCATAGGTTCGGAATAGAGCAGTGCCTGTTGGTATTACAGCAATTTTTAGTTGACCGAGTTGTAGAGTTGGCTTGATGCTATGCTTTTATATTTTGTGTGTTGTATATTGTTTGCTCGTTTGACATTATTTCTGTGATTACAAGTACAAATGAGTGTGTGATCTTCATCTTCCCCTCTATGGAGATGGTGGTTGAGATTATAGTTGAACCTTTTCGTCCATGCATAAAAATGTATAACCTGTGAATCACTGCAACTGAGAACATGAGCTGTCCTTGTAAAGCTGGAGGTGTTTGCATCCGCTCCTTGCTCCAGCACCAGTTGATATGGTCTATGAACTCGTGTTGGTCATCTGCTTGCTTAGATTTGGTGCCGTACACTAGAAATTTGTTAGCCTGCGGATTGGGTCCCTGGCGTGAATTTTAATTTCTGTATTTTTTGTGTTGCTCATTTCATGAATCAAAGCTAACTTCTCTGTCGCTAGCTGTTCACACTGAAATTGATATTTCATGCTCCAGACCCAGTTTTGAGAACTTGAAATCCTCCCTTGCGCAGGAATATTCACTCCCACCCAAGGAGGTCTCTGTGGAAAAATCTGCTACGAGCACTGTGGCCGAAGTTGTTCCTCAGAAGGATACTGAAACCTCACCAGCTGATGAGACCGCTGCTGCTGTTGAGGAAAAAAGTGAAACTCCTGAGGTGAAAGAGCCAGAAGCGGAAGAAACCGTTCCTGCTGCAGAGGAAAGCGATGAGGCTCCTGAGGAAACTGAAGAGAAACCAGAAATTGTGGTATgatagtactaactagtggcaaaAAATTACATCTATAACTCTTAAGTCATCGCTAAACATATGATGATATACAGATTGAGACTGCTCCAGCAGATTTTCGTTTCCCCACAACAAATCAAACAAGACATTGCTTCACGCGCTATGTTGAATACCATAGGTATGGTCCTGCCCTTTCGCCTCTTGGAAATGGTAAATCATTAGTGTATTTGGATCATGGACAAGAACTGTTGTTTTGTGACAGGTGCGTAGCTGCAAAAGGAGATGATGCTCCTGAGTGTGAAAAGTTTGCAAAGTACTATCGATCACTATGCCCAAGTGAATGGGTATGCGCTTTGTTTCATGCCTTTCTTAACACTGCTGCTCGACAGTTTTCCCTGAGATGTTGAGATTGCTGTTTTCTATGGCATATGGAGATTCGGTAGCTAGTTTATGTTTCCCTGCTTACCTTGGAACTTGCCTAGCAGCGCTGTAATTATCCAAGGACTTCCATTAGATCCTGAAACCTTCCTCATGCAGCAATACAGTGTTTATCATTTGATAACCCCAAACTTTTTCGTGTCATGCTTATTCTCTCCAGTCTTCCTTTAGCCATACACATCCTTTCTGGTCAAAAGTTGCTGTTAATATAGCAACATCTTTACCTTGGTTCACCAGGAGTGGGTTCGTTGAGTTGCATGGTTGATTTTGTAGTCTGAGTGAGATTTGGAGAACTCAGAAACCTTGCAACATTGGCATCTGTGAATTAAAAACCTGATACTTCATGGCTTATGATAATTTTGCTCAGATGGTTACCATATGAAATTATCTTTGGGGGTAGGCTTTAGCTCATATAATGCTGTGCTATGTAGAATGTCTAGAATGATTGGTGAACCTTGTTTAcatggtcttgatgactatctttaTGAGCTGGTGGCATTTGGGCTTGCATAGGCTATTCACAAATTGATTCATTTATTAGTAGATCTCAAGCTTCACTTATATCGCCTATGATTAGGTGGTTACAGAGAAAGGTACCCCTTTGCACAACACGGCCTTCCTCAGTTTGATAACATGACTGTTTTATGCAGGTTGAACGTTGGAACGAGCAACGGGAGAATGGCACATTCCCTGGACCCCTGTAAGCTTCAGTGGCGCTGGAAGGACAAACATACCATCATCCCCACCTATTCTCCCTGGTGACTGGACAAAGTTACTTTCTGCCGAGAATTCGtcaccttcctttcctttttgaggaCTACTTACAAATAAGTTTTTGACTTGATGTAAGCTGAAGGTGTTGCCCATCAGTTTCTCCCAACGATCATTCACTGGATTTTATACAACATCCACCTTTGGAATTTGACTGAACTTGCTGTTTTGCGCGGCACGGTTCAAGACGGTCATTTTGGTTGCACAGGAAATTTCGAAACCGCGTGGAATAAAATTAGCAACCTAGTTCTAGCAGTGCCAATGTTTCAGAAACCCATTTCATTTCTACCGTCTTCTAAGCAGTACATTTTATTTGGTTATATAGCTTATAGGGCATATAATCTGCATAAAGGAGGCAATGACCTGCTTCTTAATTCACAAGGCATTGTGCGAACCTGAAATTTGGTGTGGTTACTATTGATCAGTCTTTCTTGTGCTGGAATGTGAAAAGTAGCTCTCTACGCTGGCCTATTGAAGCACATGCTGCTGAAAAGTAGACTTGGAGTTAGCTCTACTAGGAGGGGGTATGTTTGAATGGTGTCCAATACTTCTGTAGTCATGGTCAGGTTGGTGTTTGTCTAGATGGTTGCCAATATTTTGGTCTGCCAATGACAATTTGGCAACTCAACTTCATTTTTCTAGCCAATGTTAGTCAAGCCATGGGTAAATATAAGCCTGACCAAAATATTGGCTAGCCAAATTTTTATTAGAGCTATCTTGGGCTCAAACTAAACACCCATGTGACATGAGTAGATGAACGCCCTGAGTGGGTTAGCCAAATATTGACTTGATCAATACAATCGGACAACCTCTTGCATTGATAATGAACGGTCACATTGTTGAGTAGTACTCTTCAGTTATCGAACAATGTCATTTGACTTGTACCAACCGAGGTATCAAGCTTCAGTTATCGAACAATGTCATTTGACTTGTACCAACCGAGGTATCAAGCGATCCATTCATCCAAGCAAGGCACAAAGCAATGTCCTCTTGGCTACGGTAGTTCGTTGAACTTGCCTTCTTGATGCTTGTTTGTGTCTCCACAAGATCACCGACCTCCTCAACTTGGGATCATCCTCCCTCGCACGACCATGGACATCTTTATGTCATCGAGGCAAAGTATGTGTGATTCATCCAACTGATACATGAAACTTGCATCATCATATTCATCCACGCTACAATCACCAAGAACAAACACATCACACGATCATCACCGCATTGCATCACCAAAATCCCTAGCTAAAAAATGAAAAATGCTTTTGTTCCTTTCAGGCATTGCGTTAGACACTTGGTGGGCATGATCCTCGTCGACAGTTGCGATGGTCGTAGGTGGCAGCGGATAAGGTGATGGAGTGGCCGAAGATGGAGGAGAAGACGTCGGAGTCGGCGAACGTGGAGAAGGCGTCAAAGTGGGTGACTTATTCCTCTTCTTCGTTGTTGCCTCGTTGTGGGCCTTGGCCACCAGCGCTGGTTTTCTCG
This region of Triticum aestivum cultivar Chinese Spring chromosome 2D, IWGSC CS RefSeq v2.1, whole genome shotgun sequence genomic DNA includes:
- the LOC123052046 gene encoding cytochrome c oxidase subunit 6b-1, with amino-acid sequence MAAEGKVPTLAEEYSLPPKEVSVEKSATSTVAEVVPQKDTETSPADETAAAVEEKSETPEVKEPEAEETVPAAEESDEAPEETEEKPEIVIETAPADFRFPTTNQTRHCFTRYVEYHRCVAAKGDDAPECEKFAKYYRSLCPSEWVERWNEQRENGTFPGPL